The genomic DNA GGCCCGAGCCGCCGCCCCGCCCCGGCCGGCCCGTACGCCCCTCAGCCCGCCCGGCGCAGCAGCGCGCCCGCGTCCGCGAGCACCGCGCCGATCCGCTCCAGCGTCGCGTCGTCCCGCTCCAGCGGCTCGTACGTGCGCCCCTCCGCCGTGGACCAGCGCCGGGCCACCGCCGCGGGGTCCTCGTCCAGCAGCAGCCCCGCCGCCTGCGCCGCGGCGCCGAGGGCGACCAGCTCCTGCGCCCGCGGCACCTGCACCGCCCGCCCCGACAGCCGCCGCACCGTCTCCCGCCACGCCGCGCCCTGCGCCCCGCCGCCGATGAGCAGCAGCGGCGCGCCGGGGTCGGCGTCGGGCCCCGAGACCTCCGCCAGCGCCGTCAGCAGCGCGTGCACCGCGCCGTCGTACGCGGCCTGGAGCACCTGCCCCGGGGTGGTGTCGTGGCGCAGCCCGTGGACGAGGCCGGAGGCGTGCGGCAGGTCGGGGGTGCGCTCGCCGTCGAGGAACGGCAGCACGACGGCCGTGCCGCCGGGCCGCACCTCCTCGCGGTAGCGGCCGAGGAGCGCGGCGATCCGGTCCACGGCCTGCGTGCAGTTGAGGGTGCAGGCCAGCGGCAGCCAGTCGCCGCGCGCGTCGGCGAAGCCGGCGACGGTGCCGGTGGGGTCGGCGGGACGGTGCGCGGAGACGGCGTAGACAGTGCCGGAGGTGCCGAGGCTGAGCACCGGCTGCCCGGCGGTGAGGCCCAGGCCCAGGGCGGCGGCCATGTTGTCGCCGGTGCCGGGGGCGACGAGGGCGCCGCGGGGCACGGGCAGGCCGTCGGCGTGTACCGTGCCGGCCGCCTCGCCCGGCCGCAGCACGCGCGGCAGCCGGTCGGGAGAGAGGCTTACGTGCTCCAGCGTCGCGCTGTCGTACGTCTCCGTCGCGGCGTCCCACCAGCCGGTGCCCGAGGCGTCGCCGCGGTCGGTGACGGCCTCGCCGGTGAGCCGTTCGGTGAGGTAGTCGTGCGGCAGCCGGACGGCCGCGGTCGCGGCGGCGGAGTCCGGCTCCTCCTCGGTGAGCCAGGCCCACTTGGTGACGGTGAAGGAGGCGACCGGCACGCTGCCGGTGCGCTCCGCCCAGCCCTTCGGCCCGCCCAGCTCCGTGACCAGCCGGTCGCGCTGGGCGGCGGAGCGCACATCGTTCCAGAGCAGCGCGGGCCGTACCGGACGCCCGTCGGCGTCCAGCGTCACCAGCCCGTGCTGCTGCGCGCCCACCGCGATGGCCGCCGCCTCGCGGGCCGGGGGCCCGCAGGCGGCCAGCGCGGCGCCGAGTGCCTCCCACCACTGCTCAGGATCGCTCTCCCGCCGGCCGCCGGTGCTGACGACGTGCGCGGCCTGGCCGTGCGCCACCACCTGCCCGGTCTCGCTGTCGACGACCAGCGCCTTGGTGGACTGCGTCGAGCTGTCGACGCCGATGACGAGGGGCCCCATGCTGTGTCCTCCGCGACTCGTGGGCCGGCTCTTCCCTCCGACCCGGTCGGCATCCTATTTTGTAAAGCGGCCTTACGAAATAGATCCGCCGAAGGAGCCGTCATGTCGTATACCCCGACCCCCGAGGACAAGTTCAGCTTCGGCCTGTGGACCGTCGGCTGGCAGGGCCGCGACCCCTTCGGCGAGGCGACCCGCGAGCCGCTCGACCCGGTCGAGAGCGTCCGCCGACTGGCGGACCTCGGGGCGTACGGCGTCACGTTCCACGACGACGACCTCATCCCCTTCGGCGCCTCGGAGACGGAGCGCGAGTCGCACGTCAAGCGCTTCCGGCAGGCGCTCGACGCCACCGGCATGGCCGTCCCGATGGCCACCACCAACCTCTTCACCCACCCCGTCTTCAAGGACGGCGGCTTCACCGCCAACGACCGCGACGTGCGCCGTTTCGCGCTGCGCAAGACCATCCGCAACATCGACCTCGCGGTGGAGCTGGGCGCGCGGATCTACGTCGCGTGGGGCGGGCGCGAGGGCGCGGAGTCCGGCGCGGCCAAGGACGTGCGCGCCGCGCTCGACCGGATGAAGGAGGCGTTCGACCTCCTCGGCGAGTACATCACCGGCCAGGGCTACGACCTGAAGTTCGCCATCGAGCCGAAGCCCAACGAGCCGCGCGGCGACATCCTGCTGCCCACCGTCGGGCACGCGCTGGCCTTCATCGAGCGGCTGGAGCGCCCGGAGCTGTACGGGGTCAACCCCGAGGTCGGCCACGAGCAGATGGCCGGGCTCAACTACCCGCACGCCATCGCGCAGGCGCTGTGGTCGGGCAAGCTGTTCCACCTGGACCTGAACGGGCAGAACGGCATCAAGTACGACCAGGACCTGCGCTTCGGCGCGGGCGACCTGCGCGCGGCGTTCTGGCTCGTGGACCTGCTGGAGACCGGCGGCTACACCGGCCCGCGGCACTTCGACTTCAAGCCGCCGCGCACCGAGGACAAGGAAGGGGTGTGGGCGTCGGCCGCGGGCTGCATGCGCAACTACCTCATCCTCAAGGAGCGCGCCGCGGCCTTCCGCGCCGACCCCGCGGTGCAGGAGGCGCTGCGCGCCTCGCGCCTGGACGAGCTGACGCAGCCCACCGCGGACGACTCCGGCCTCGCCGGGCTGCTCGCGGACCGGGGCGCGTACGAGGACTTCGACCCGGAGGCGGCGGCGCGGCACGGGATGGCCTTCGAGCACCTGGACCAGTTGGCGATGGACCACCTCCTGGGCGTCTGACCTGAGTAGGGCGTACGGGCCGCGCCGCCGGGAGCCGCAACGGACCCCGGCGACCGGCCCGTACGCCCGCAGACCACTGCACGGCCCTTTTCGCCTCCAGACCCCCGCACGGCCTGTACGCCCGCAGACCGGTGCACGCCCGTACGCCCTACCGAATCCGTGTAAGTCACCGCACGTCCCCCGCACCCCCGCCCTAGGGTAGGCCGCCCCTCCGACAACGCCGGGTGCACACCCGCGGGCGGCAGGCTGGCTCCGGCCCCGGGCGGCCATCGGTCGGGTACGGGTCCTGCCGCCGCCCGCAGGCCGGCCGCGGCCCTCTGACCGGCGGGGGAGTGTCGCAACCCTGTCACGAGCCCGGCGGAGCCATCCCTTCCGCCGCCACCGCGGGCGAAGCTGGGCCCATGAGTTACCCGCCGCCCGCAGACGCCCCGCCGCCGGACCACACGCCCCCGCTCGGCAGCAGCACCCAGCACTGGCCCGCCCCGCCCCCGCCGCCCGACGGCAGCAAGAAGCGGTGGCTCGCGGCGGCCGCGGCGGTCGTGGTGCTCGCCGGTGGCGCCGGCCTGACGTACGCGCTCGTCAGCGGCGGTGACGACGACGAAGGGACGTGCGCCTGCAAGCCGCCGCCGAGCGAGAGTCCCTCCGCCAGTGCCGACGACCCCAAGCTCCCCGACGACATCCCGACCGAGCTGCTGCCCAGCGGTCTGGACCCCGAGGATCTGCCCAGCGGCCTGAACCCGGAGGACATCCCCACCGAGCTGCTGCCCAGCGACCTCGACCTCGACGACCTGCCCAGCGGCCTGAGCCCCGAGGACATCCCCACGGAGCTGCTGCCGGAAGGGATCTCCTAGCCGCCGCGGGGCGCGCCGCCGGCCGCCGTAGGATCGATCATCATGACGACCCGGGCGGAGACCGTACGGCGAGCCGAGCGGCACGAGTTGACGTATGGCGGGCGCCGCCGGCGCTTCCTGCTGCTACGGCCGGACCCGGGCCCGCGTTACCGTCCCGCGCCGCTCGTCGTCGACCTGCACCCCAGCGGCCTCGGCCCCGCCGCCCAGCTCCGCGGCAGCGGCCTCGGCGAGCTGACCGCGCGCGGATACGCCGTCGCGGCGCCGCAGGGCGCGCTGCCCTACCGGGGCGGCTGGGCCTGGTCCCTGCCCGGGGTGCCGCTGGCGGGGGAGG from Streptomyces sp. CMB-StM0423 includes the following:
- the xylB gene encoding xylulokinase — protein: MGPLVIGVDSSTQSTKALVVDSETGQVVAHGQAAHVVSTGGRRESDPEQWWEALGAALAACGPPAREAAAIAVGAQQHGLVTLDADGRPVRPALLWNDVRSAAQRDRLVTELGGPKGWAERTGSVPVASFTVTKWAWLTEEEPDSAAATAAVRLPHDYLTERLTGEAVTDRGDASGTGWWDAATETYDSATLEHVSLSPDRLPRVLRPGEAAGTVHADGLPVPRGALVAPGTGDNMAAALGLGLTAGQPVLSLGTSGTVYAVSAHRPADPTGTVAGFADARGDWLPLACTLNCTQAVDRIAALLGRYREEVRPGGTAVVLPFLDGERTPDLPHASGLVHGLRHDTTPGQVLQAAYDGAVHALLTALAEVSGPDADPGAPLLLIGGGAQGAAWRETVRRLSGRAVQVPRAQELVALGAAAQAAGLLLDEDPAAVARRWSTAEGRTYEPLERDDATLERIGAVLADAGALLRRAG
- the xylA gene encoding xylose isomerase, coding for MSYTPTPEDKFSFGLWTVGWQGRDPFGEATREPLDPVESVRRLADLGAYGVTFHDDDLIPFGASETERESHVKRFRQALDATGMAVPMATTNLFTHPVFKDGGFTANDRDVRRFALRKTIRNIDLAVELGARIYVAWGGREGAESGAAKDVRAALDRMKEAFDLLGEYITGQGYDLKFAIEPKPNEPRGDILLPTVGHALAFIERLERPELYGVNPEVGHEQMAGLNYPHAIAQALWSGKLFHLDLNGQNGIKYDQDLRFGAGDLRAAFWLVDLLETGGYTGPRHFDFKPPRTEDKEGVWASAAGCMRNYLILKERAAAFRADPAVQEALRASRLDELTQPTADDSGLAGLLADRGAYEDFDPEAAARHGMAFEHLDQLAMDHLLGV